One window from the genome of Dioscorea cayenensis subsp. rotundata cultivar TDr96_F1 chromosome 3, TDr96_F1_v2_PseudoChromosome.rev07_lg8_w22 25.fasta, whole genome shotgun sequence encodes:
- the LOC120255476 gene encoding beta-glucosidase 13-like isoform X2 encodes MKSKVAFKVKGKGTHLATLTMAQSACALKFLLHHHHLLLLLIFLATPLISATSAAFNRSSFPSDFVFGGVSAAYQIEGAWNLDGKGPSIWDTFTHTQPWKIADGKTGDVAIDFYHRYKDDVKLLKSLNMDAFRFSISWTRILPTGSLSGGINRKGVEFYNNLINELLAHGMKPYVTIFHWDTPQGLESKYGGFLSRNIVDDYRDFAEVCFKEFGDRVKHWITFNEPYTYCSRAYDMGTFAPGRCSPWAGNCTAGDSGREPYIAAHNILFAHGAAVKVYREKYQAKQKGLIGITLVTNWFIPYTTSKADIHAQQRSLDFMFGWFMDPLAYGNYPSSMRMIVGNRLPKFTKQESEIIKGSYDFIGLNYYTTWYSQSVPPTNSLVNTSYSTDSQTNQSVTGIRLGKPLGPTLDHTTGSFRLALRLPTRDKKSFVVYQG; translated from the exons ATGAAAAGCAAAGTGGCCTTCAAAGTTAAAGGCAAAGGCACACACTTGGCCACCTTGACAATGGCACAAAGTGCATGTGCCCTTaagtttcttcttcatcatcatcatcttcttcttcttcttatctttcttGCAACACCATTAATATCAGCCACATCTGCAGCCTTTAACAGAAGCAGTTTCCCTTCAGACTTTGTGTTTGGTGGTGTTTCTGCAGCTTACCAA ATTGAAGGTGCTTGGAATTTGGATGGCAAAGGTCCTAGCATTTGGGACACCTTCACTCACACCCAACCat GGAAAATAGCGGATGGAAAAACAGGAGATGTAGCCATTGATTTTTACCATCGTTACAAG GATGATGTGAAGCTTTTGAAGAGCTTGAACATGGATGCATTTAGGTTTTCCATCTCTTGGACAAGGATTCTGCCAA CTGGAAGTCTAAGTGGTGGAATTAATAGGAAGGGCGTTGAGTTTTATAATAATCTCATCAATGAACTCTTAGCTCATG GAATGAAGCCTTATGTTACCATCTTCCATTGGGACACACCACAAGGATTGGAAAGCAAATATGGTGGCTTTTTAAGCCGAAATATTGT AGATGATTATCGTGATTTTGCGGAAGTTTGTTTTAAAGAGTTTGGAGATCGAGTAAAGCATTGGATCACGTTCAATGAGCCATATACTTATTGTTCGCGTGCTTATGATATGGGAACATTTGCCCCCGGTAGGTGTTCACCATGGGCTGGAAATTGTACTGCTGGAGACTCTGGACGTGAACCCTACATTGCTGctcataatatattatttgctCATGGTGCAGCAGTCAAAGTATACAGAGAAAAATATCAG GCTAAACAAAAAGGTTTAATTGGCATAACACTAGTGACCAACTGGTTCATACCCTACACCACTTCCAAGGCTGATATTCATGCTCAACAAAGATCTCTAGACTTTATGTTTGGATG GTTCATGGATCCTTTAGCATATGGAAACTATCCTTCAAGCATGAGAATGATTGTGGGAAATCGTTTACCAAAATTTACAAAGCAAGAGTCTGAAATCATCAAAGGATCATATGATTTCATTGGACTTAATTACTACACCACTTGGTATTCTCAGAGTGTTCCTCCCACTAATTCCTTGGTTAACACAAGTTACTCTACTGATTCTCAAACTAATCAATCAG TGACTGGTATTCGTTTGGGAAAGCCTCTTGGTCCTACA TTGGATCACACTACAGGCAGCTTCAGGTTGGCTCTTCGTCTACCCACCAGGGATAAGAAATCTTTTGTTGTATATCAAGGATAA
- the LOC120255476 gene encoding beta-glucosidase 13-like isoform X1: MKSKVAFKVKGKGTHLATLTMAQSACALKFLLHHHHLLLLLIFLATPLISATSAAFNRSSFPSDFVFGGVSAAYQIEGAWNLDGKGPSIWDTFTHTQPWKIADGKTGDVAIDFYHRYKDDVKLLKSLNMDAFRFSISWTRILPTGSLSGGINRKGVEFYNNLINELLAHGMKPYVTIFHWDTPQGLESKYGGFLSRNIVDDYRDFAEVCFKEFGDRVKHWITFNEPYTYCSRAYDMGTFAPGRCSPWAGNCTAGDSGREPYIAAHNILFAHGAAVKVYREKYQAKQKGLIGITLVTNWFIPYTTSKADIHAQQRSLDFMFGWFMDPLAYGNYPSSMRMIVGNRLPKFTKQESEIIKGSYDFIGLNYYTTWYSQSVPPTNSLVNTSYSTDSQTNQSVTGIRLGKPLGPTAASGWLFVYPPGIRNLLLYIKDKYNNPLIYITENGVDDNNIKDLPLKDALEDNVRVLYYYQHLRYLQSAIKKGSNVKAYFAWAFLDDFEWDAGFTVRFGLTFIDYNDNLKRYPKKSALWFHQFLKK; the protein is encoded by the exons ATGAAAAGCAAAGTGGCCTTCAAAGTTAAAGGCAAAGGCACACACTTGGCCACCTTGACAATGGCACAAAGTGCATGTGCCCTTaagtttcttcttcatcatcatcatcttcttcttcttcttatctttcttGCAACACCATTAATATCAGCCACATCTGCAGCCTTTAACAGAAGCAGTTTCCCTTCAGACTTTGTGTTTGGTGGTGTTTCTGCAGCTTACCAA ATTGAAGGTGCTTGGAATTTGGATGGCAAAGGTCCTAGCATTTGGGACACCTTCACTCACACCCAACCat GGAAAATAGCGGATGGAAAAACAGGAGATGTAGCCATTGATTTTTACCATCGTTACAAG GATGATGTGAAGCTTTTGAAGAGCTTGAACATGGATGCATTTAGGTTTTCCATCTCTTGGACAAGGATTCTGCCAA CTGGAAGTCTAAGTGGTGGAATTAATAGGAAGGGCGTTGAGTTTTATAATAATCTCATCAATGAACTCTTAGCTCATG GAATGAAGCCTTATGTTACCATCTTCCATTGGGACACACCACAAGGATTGGAAAGCAAATATGGTGGCTTTTTAAGCCGAAATATTGT AGATGATTATCGTGATTTTGCGGAAGTTTGTTTTAAAGAGTTTGGAGATCGAGTAAAGCATTGGATCACGTTCAATGAGCCATATACTTATTGTTCGCGTGCTTATGATATGGGAACATTTGCCCCCGGTAGGTGTTCACCATGGGCTGGAAATTGTACTGCTGGAGACTCTGGACGTGAACCCTACATTGCTGctcataatatattatttgctCATGGTGCAGCAGTCAAAGTATACAGAGAAAAATATCAG GCTAAACAAAAAGGTTTAATTGGCATAACACTAGTGACCAACTGGTTCATACCCTACACCACTTCCAAGGCTGATATTCATGCTCAACAAAGATCTCTAGACTTTATGTTTGGATG GTTCATGGATCCTTTAGCATATGGAAACTATCCTTCAAGCATGAGAATGATTGTGGGAAATCGTTTACCAAAATTTACAAAGCAAGAGTCTGAAATCATCAAAGGATCATATGATTTCATTGGACTTAATTACTACACCACTTGGTATTCTCAGAGTGTTCCTCCCACTAATTCCTTGGTTAACACAAGTTACTCTACTGATTCTCAAACTAATCAATCAG TGACTGGTATTCGTTTGGGAAAGCCTCTTGGTCCTACA GCAGCTTCAGGTTGGCTCTTCGTCTACCCACCAGGGATAAGAAATCTTTTGTTGTATATCAAGGATAAATACAACAACCCTTTGATATATATCACAGAAAATG GTGttgatgataataatatcaAGGATTTACCACTTAAGGATGCCTTAGAAGACAATGTTCGGGTTCTCTATTACTACCAACATCTTCGATATCTACAAAGCGCAATCAA GAAAGgctcaaatgtaaaagcatattTTGCTTGGGCATTTTTGGATGATTTCGAATGGGATGCTGGCTTCACTGTTCGGTTTGGTCTcacttttattgattataatgaTAATTTAAAGAGATATCCAAAGAAGTCGGCTCTTTGGTTCCATCAATTTCTTAAGAAATAA